Proteins from a single region of Pseudomonas sp. BSw22131:
- a CDS encoding DUF2817 domain-containing protein: protein MSHFFPDRPGYLQLRERFMAAATAAGARLSEYVHPLPGPFGETLATDVAWLGDPQARRVLVALSGTHGVEGYYGSDCQSRWLEGFDPRSLPEGVAILMIHLINPWGTAWMRRVNEDNLDQNRNYLDFSRPLPDNCAYADVHGIYACEQLRGPKREQADAMFQAAIDARGWAGLMSVVEAGQYAFPDGLFFGGSGPSWSNRTLRAIVGRYLQDAEVVTCFDLHTGAGDYGHPMLMSIVESAYPALDDAKALFGPWLFTLITGANRVSETGVAATSTGYTSQMLLDALPGVHLMPFVIECGTYPGAAVHGHLRDDHWLHLHGDPLDETGRRIKEGLLEQFYPADPDWQEVAWVRTRQVWDGALAALPAIRGVEM, encoded by the coding sequence ATGAGCCACTTTTTTCCTGATCGTCCGGGTTATCTCCAGCTTCGCGAGCGCTTCATGGCGGCAGCGACCGCCGCTGGCGCGCGGTTGAGCGAGTACGTCCACCCGTTGCCGGGGCCTTTTGGCGAGACGCTGGCCACGGACGTCGCCTGGCTCGGCGACCCGCAGGCGCGGCGGGTATTGGTGGCGTTGAGCGGCACCCATGGCGTCGAGGGTTATTACGGTTCCGATTGCCAGAGCCGCTGGCTCGAGGGGTTTGACCCACGCTCGCTGCCCGAGGGCGTGGCGATCCTGATGATTCACCTGATCAACCCCTGGGGCACGGCGTGGATGCGCCGGGTCAATGAGGACAACCTCGATCAGAACCGCAATTACCTGGATTTTAGCCGGCCGCTGCCGGACAACTGCGCCTATGCCGACGTCCACGGCATCTATGCCTGCGAGCAGTTGCGCGGGCCAAAGCGCGAGCAGGCTGATGCGATGTTTCAGGCAGCGATCGACGCGCGTGGTTGGGCAGGGTTGATGTCGGTGGTGGAAGCGGGGCAGTACGCATTCCCTGATGGTCTTTTCTTCGGCGGCAGCGGGCCGAGCTGGTCCAATCGCACCCTGCGCGCCATCGTCGGGCGCTACTTGCAGGACGCCGAAGTGGTGACCTGTTTCGACCTGCACACCGGCGCCGGGGACTACGGTCATCCGATGCTGATGAGCATCGTCGAGTCAGCCTATCCGGCGCTGGACGATGCCAAGGCGTTGTTCGGGCCGTGGCTGTTCACGCTGATCACCGGTGCCAATCGGGTCAGCGAAACGGGTGTCGCGGCGACCTCGACCGGCTACACCTCGCAGATGCTCCTCGACGCGCTGCCGGGGGTGCACCTGATGCCGTTTGTCATTGAGTGCGGCACGTACCCGGGGGCGGCGGTGCATGGGCATTTGCGTGATGATCACTGGTTGCACCTGCACGGCGACCCGCTGGACGAGACGGGGCGGCGGATCAAGGAAGGGCTGCTGGAGCAGTTTTATCCGGCGGACCCGGACTGGCAGGAAGTGGCGTGGGTCAGGACGCGACAGGTGTGGGACGGAGCATTGGCGGCGTTGCCGGCGATTCGCGGCGTCGAGATGTGA
- the treS gene encoding maltose alpha-D-glucosyltransferase, whose protein sequence is MTTPDKHYVDWLVGQSMLNAAQQRAKLYGGQGRLWQRPYAQARPRDASAIASVWFTAYPASIITREGGSVLEALGDESLWHALSEIGIQGIHNGPLKTSGGLNGKERTPSIDGNFDRISFEVDPELGTDAQFLGLSRIAAAHNAIIVDDVIPSHTGKGADFRLAEMAYEEYPGLYHMVEIREEDWALLPDVAEGRDAVNLLPATVDLLRDKHYIVGQLQRVIFFEPGVKETDWSATDVVVGVDGKPRRWVYLHYFKEGQPSLNWLDPSFAAQQMIIGDALHAIDVMGARVLRLDANGFLGVERKADGTAWSESHPLSITGNQLLAGAIRKAGGFSFQELNLTIDDIAAMSHGGADLSYDFITRPAYQHALLTGRTEFLRLMLRQVHEFGIDPASLIHALQNHDELTLELVHFWTLHAHDQYLYMGQTFPGNILREHIREEMYERLAGEHAPYNLKFVTNGVSCTTASIITAALGIRDLEAISPEDVLKIQHIHVLLVMFNAMQPGVFALSGWDLVGALPLPAEQVAHLMADGDTRWIHRGAYDLVDMDPDAEFSAGGMPRPKTLYGSLPEQLARPDSFVSQLKKILSVRRAYDIAASRQILIPDVEHPGLLIMVHELPAGKGIQITALNFSAEAIVETLQLPGIAPGPVVDIINERVEGDLTEEGEFTITLDAYEGLALRVVSMVSPMM, encoded by the coding sequence ATGACGACTCCGGACAAGCACTATGTGGACTGGCTGGTTGGGCAATCGATGCTCAACGCCGCACAACAACGCGCCAAACTCTATGGCGGCCAAGGCCGTCTCTGGCAAAGACCCTATGCCCAGGCACGGCCCCGGGATGCATCCGCCATTGCGTCGGTCTGGTTTACGGCCTACCCGGCCTCTATCATCACCCGCGAAGGTGGCTCCGTACTGGAAGCGCTGGGGGACGAAAGCCTTTGGCACGCGTTGTCGGAGATCGGCATCCAGGGTATTCACAATGGCCCTCTGAAAACCTCGGGCGGCCTGAATGGCAAAGAGCGCACGCCGAGTATCGACGGCAACTTCGACCGCATCAGTTTTGAGGTCGATCCTGAGCTGGGCACCGATGCGCAGTTTCTCGGCCTGAGCCGAATTGCCGCTGCGCACAACGCAATCATCGTCGACGACGTGATCCCGTCGCACACCGGCAAGGGGGCGGATTTCCGTCTGGCAGAGATGGCCTACGAGGAATACCCCGGCCTCTACCACATGGTCGAAATCCGTGAAGAGGATTGGGCGCTGCTGCCTGATGTCGCCGAAGGCCGCGATGCCGTCAACCTGCTGCCCGCCACGGTGGATCTGTTGCGCGACAAGCATTACATCGTCGGTCAGTTGCAGCGGGTGATTTTCTTCGAACCGGGCGTCAAGGAAACCGACTGGAGTGCCACCGATGTCGTGGTCGGCGTGGACGGTAAGCCGCGACGCTGGGTGTATCTGCACTACTTCAAGGAGGGCCAGCCTTCTTTGAACTGGCTCGATCCAAGCTTTGCAGCGCAGCAGATGATCATCGGCGATGCCTTGCACGCCATCGACGTGATGGGTGCGCGGGTGTTGCGTCTGGACGCCAACGGATTCCTCGGCGTGGAGCGCAAGGCTGATGGCACCGCATGGTCCGAGAGCCATCCGTTGTCGATCACGGGCAACCAGTTGCTGGCGGGCGCAATCCGCAAGGCAGGCGGTTTCAGTTTCCAGGAGCTGAACCTGACCATTGATGACATCGCCGCCATGTCTCACGGCGGGGCGGACCTGTCCTACGACTTCATCACCCGTCCGGCCTATCAACACGCGCTGCTGACGGGCAGGACCGAGTTCCTGCGTCTGATGCTGCGTCAGGTGCATGAGTTCGGCATCGACCCGGCGTCCTTGATTCACGCGCTGCAAAACCACGATGAACTGACCCTTGAGCTGGTGCACTTCTGGACGCTGCACGCCCACGATCAGTACCTGTACATGGGTCAGACCTTCCCCGGCAACATTCTGCGCGAGCACATTCGCGAGGAGATGTACGAGCGTCTGGCCGGAGAACACGCGCCTTACAACCTCAAATTCGTCACCAACGGGGTGTCTTGCACGACCGCGAGCATCATTACGGCCGCGCTGGGGATTCGCGACCTGGAGGCGATTTCGCCAGAAGACGTGCTGAAGATCCAGCACATCCACGTGCTGCTGGTGATGTTCAACGCCATGCAGCCGGGTGTGTTTGCGTTGTCCGGCTGGGATCTGGTGGGCGCATTGCCGCTGCCTGCCGAGCAGGTTGCACATTTGATGGCCGACGGCGACACGCGCTGGATCCATCGCGGTGCCTATGACCTGGTGGACATGGACCCTGACGCTGAGTTTTCAGCCGGTGGCATGCCCCGTCCGAAGACCCTGTACGGCAGCTTGCCGGAGCAGTTGGCGCGCCCGGATTCCTTCGTCTCGCAGTTGAAGAAAATTCTCTCGGTGCGCCGTGCCTATGACATCGCCGCCAGTCGGCAGATTCTCATTCCTGACGTTGAACATCCGGGGCTGTTGATCATGGTCCACGAGCTGCCTGCGGGCAAAGGCATCCAGATCACCGCGCTGAATTTCAGCGCCGAAGCGATTGTCGAGACGTTGCAGTTGCCCGGCATCGCGCCCGGCCCGGTGGTGGACATCATCAACGAACGCGTCGAAGGCGATCTGACCGAGGAGGGCGAGTTCACCATCACGCTGGACGCTTACGAAGGCTTGGCATTGCGCGTGGTCAGCATGGTTTCGCCGATGATGTGA
- the mnmH gene encoding tRNA 2-selenouridine(34) synthase MnmH, with translation MRDNSADFRELFLNDVPLMDVRAPVEFEKGAFPGVINLPLMNDSERQKVGTSYKQDGQQAAIELGHRLVSGEIKQVRIEAWADFARQHPEGFLYCFRGGLRSQITQQWLQAEAGVQYPRVIGGYKALRTFLLTTVERAVNECDLVLVGGMTGTGKTEVLAQLSNALDLEGHANHRGSSFGKHATPQPSQIDFENRLGVDILKKRARDVQQFVIEDEGRTVGSRAVPVQLYRTMQEAPLVWLEDRFESRVERILKDYVIDLCAEFIAVQGLESGFEAFAERLKQSLSSIVRRLGGERHQRLWAIMNAALAEQQRSGDVDLHRGWIGTLLSEYYDPMYVFQRDSKDLRIEFSGDQAAVVEYLKHRSRREA, from the coding sequence ATGCGTGACAACAGCGCAGACTTTCGCGAGCTGTTTCTCAATGACGTCCCGCTCATGGACGTCCGCGCGCCGGTCGAATTCGAGAAAGGCGCATTTCCTGGCGTGATAAACCTGCCGTTGATGAATGACAGCGAGCGCCAGAAAGTCGGTACCAGTTACAAGCAAGACGGCCAACAGGCGGCCATCGAACTTGGCCACCGGCTGGTGTCGGGCGAGATCAAACAGGTGCGGATCGAGGCGTGGGCCGATTTTGCGCGTCAGCACCCGGAAGGTTTTCTGTACTGTTTTCGGGGCGGGCTGCGCTCGCAAATCACCCAGCAGTGGCTACAGGCCGAAGCCGGCGTTCAGTATCCGCGGGTCATCGGTGGCTACAAGGCGCTGCGCACCTTTCTGTTGACCACGGTTGAACGTGCCGTTAACGAGTGCGACCTGGTGCTGGTGGGCGGCATGACCGGCACCGGCAAGACCGAGGTGCTGGCGCAACTGAGCAACGCGCTGGACCTTGAGGGACATGCCAATCATCGCGGCTCAAGCTTTGGCAAGCATGCGACGCCGCAGCCAAGCCAGATTGATTTCGAAAACCGCCTGGGCGTGGATATTCTCAAGAAGCGAGCGCGGGATGTGCAGCAATTCGTGATCGAAGACGAAGGCCGCACTGTTGGTAGCAGGGCCGTGCCCGTCCAGTTGTACCGCACCATGCAGGAGGCGCCGCTTGTTTGGCTCGAAGACCGTTTCGAAAGCCGCGTCGAACGGATTCTCAAGGATTACGTGATCGATCTGTGCGCTGAGTTCATCGCCGTTCAGGGCCTCGAAAGCGGATTCGAGGCGTTCGCCGAGCGGTTGAAGCAGAGCCTGTCGAGCATCGTTCGGCGTTTGGGCGGTGAGCGCCATCAGCGTCTCTGGGCGATCATGAATGCGGCACTGGCCGAGCAGCAGCGCAGCGGTGATGTCGATCTGCACCGGGGCTGGATCGGCACTCTGCTCAGCGAGTATTACGACCCGATGTATGTTTTCCAGCGTGACAGCAAAGACCTGCGCATCGAGTTTTCGGGTGATCAGGCGGCAGTCGTTGAATACCTGAAACACAGAAGCCGCCGGGAGGCTTGA
- the selD gene encoding selenide, water dikinase SelD — protein MNDPVRLTQYSHGAGCGCKISPKTLETILAGSGAQNLDPRLWVGNASRDDAAVYAIDDERGVVSTTDFFMPIVDDPFDFGRIAATNAISDIYAMGGDPLMAIAILGWPVNVLAPEIAREVIRGGRAVCDEAGIPLAGGHSIDAPEPIFGLAVTGLVEKRYMKRNDTATAGCALYLTKPLGIGILTTAEKKGLLRDEDVGLARDVMCQLNKPGSRFSKLAGVTAMTDVTGFGLLGHLVEMADGSGLSARLNADAVPRLGSVDFYIEQDCIPGGTHRNYDSYGERIGALTDAQKLLLCDPQTSGGLLIAVEPGAEAAFLQMAAELGLSLSPIGEMVERQRHAVVVF, from the coding sequence ATGAACGATCCGGTTCGTCTCACGCAGTACAGCCACGGCGCTGGCTGCGGCTGCAAGATCTCTCCCAAAACCCTCGAAACCATCCTCGCCGGCAGCGGCGCGCAAAACCTCGATCCGCGTCTGTGGGTCGGCAACGCCTCGCGTGACGATGCTGCGGTCTACGCCATCGATGACGAGCGCGGCGTGGTCTCCACCACTGATTTCTTCATGCCGATTGTCGACGACCCCTTCGACTTCGGCCGTATCGCCGCCACCAACGCCATCAGCGACATCTACGCCATGGGCGGCGACCCGTTGATGGCCATCGCCATTCTCGGCTGGCCAGTTAACGTGCTCGCACCGGAAATCGCCCGCGAAGTGATTCGCGGTGGTCGCGCAGTGTGTGACGAAGCAGGTATTCCATTGGCAGGCGGACACTCCATCGACGCGCCCGAGCCGATTTTCGGCCTGGCCGTCACCGGGCTGGTCGAGAAGCGCTACATGAAGCGCAACGACACCGCGACCGCAGGCTGCGCGCTGTACCTGACCAAACCCTTGGGCATTGGCATCCTCACCACCGCCGAGAAAAAGGGCCTGCTGCGCGACGAAGACGTGGGCCTGGCGCGGGATGTGATGTGCCAGCTGAACAAGCCCGGCAGCCGTTTTTCGAAGCTGGCCGGCGTCACCGCTATGACCGATGTCACCGGGTTCGGGCTGCTGGGGCATCTGGTGGAAATGGCTGACGGCAGTGGTCTGAGTGCGCGGCTCAACGCTGACGCCGTGCCGCGTCTGGGCAGTGTCGATTTCTACATCGAGCAGGACTGTATTCCCGGCGGCACCCATCGCAATTACGACAGCTATGGCGAGCGTATTGGCGCATTGACTGACGCACAGAAACTGCTGTTGTGCGACCCGCAAACCAGTGGTGGTCTGTTGATTGCCGTCGAGCCCGGCGCCGAGGCCGCGTTTCTGCAAATGGCCGCTGAACTGGGCTTGAGCCTGTCTCCCATCGGCGAAATGGTCGAGCGACAGCGGCACGCCGTCGTGGTGTTTTGA
- a CDS encoding permease yields MQTVPLATPTRGWSFWWKPVVFLLIAAIGLYYVKWSPYYLKSFIAADTHTIGASIINDNPANPWAAALAYAQVYFLAIWKAAVLAVILGSLLQVLIPRDWLLRLFGRAGLGSTVRGGLFALPGMMCSCCAAPVAAGMRKQHVSVGAALAFWIANPVLNPATLVFMGFVLGWGFTALRLVAGLVLVIGVSMVAQRISRAEPLPEEAVDAVVNAEATQHGSLLARWGKTLWSLFWTTIPIYIVAVLILGAARVWLFPHVDGAMGNGLMWLIPLAIVGTLFVIPTAAEIPIVQTLMALGLGTAPAVALLMTLPSISLPSLLMLRKSFDAKVLVTVAVLTVLVGIVTGLIGAALL; encoded by the coding sequence ATGCAAACCGTCCCGCTTGCCACGCCCACCCGTGGCTGGTCGTTCTGGTGGAAACCTGTCGTATTTCTGCTGATTGCCGCCATCGGCCTGTATTACGTCAAATGGTCCCCGTACTACCTAAAATCGTTCATCGCCGCCGACACTCACACCATCGGCGCCTCGATCATCAATGACAACCCGGCCAATCCGTGGGCCGCAGCCCTCGCCTACGCGCAGGTGTATTTTCTGGCGATCTGGAAAGCTGCCGTACTGGCCGTGATCCTCGGCTCATTGCTGCAAGTGTTGATCCCGCGTGACTGGCTGCTGCGCCTGTTCGGTCGTGCGGGGCTGGGTTCGACCGTGCGCGGCGGGCTCTTCGCCTTGCCGGGCATGATGTGCAGTTGCTGCGCCGCGCCGGTCGCTGCCGGTATGCGCAAACAACACGTCTCGGTCGGCGCAGCACTGGCCTTCTGGATCGCCAACCCGGTGCTCAATCCCGCGACGCTGGTGTTCATGGGGTTTGTGCTGGGCTGGGGCTTTACCGCGCTGCGGCTGGTGGCGGGGTTGGTGCTGGTGATCGGCGTGTCCATGGTCGCGCAGCGGATTTCCCGCGCCGAGCCGCTGCCAGAGGAGGCCGTAGACGCTGTGGTCAACGCCGAAGCGACGCAGCACGGCAGCTTGCTCGCACGCTGGGGCAAAACCCTGTGGAGCCTGTTCTGGACCACCATCCCGATTTACATCGTGGCGGTGCTGATCCTTGGCGCAGCCCGTGTGTGGCTGTTCCCGCACGTTGATGGCGCCATGGGCAACGGCTTGATGTGGCTGATCCCGCTGGCCATCGTCGGCACGCTGTTTGTGATTCCGACCGCCGCCGAAATCCCCATCGTTCAAACCTTAATGGCACTGGGTCTGGGCACCGCACCCGCCGTGGCGCTGCTCATGACACTGCCGAGCATCAGCCTGCCGTCGCTGCTGATGCTGCGTAAATCCTTCGACGCCAAGGTGCTGGTGACCGTGGCCGTACTGACCGTGCTGGTCGGCATCGTCACCGGTCTGATCGGCGCAGCGCTGCTGTAG
- a CDS encoding NAD-dependent protein deacetylase → MPDVPDTHVDTLLHWMHDRSFVVLTGAGISTSSGIPDYRDSEGVRRGRQPMMFQEFLNAPEAQRRYWARAMLGWPRVRAAQPNAAHEAIARLQQHDLISGVITQNVDTLHDQAGSHDVVELHGSLHWVLCLDCRQRTERDIIQLTLVEQNPYLAGVDAVQAPDGDTLLDPAFEERFQVPHCPHCGGERMKPDVVFFGENVAPPTAAKAMQRVEEAEGLLVVGSSLMAFSAFRLCRAISDQGKPLIAVNLGKTRADDLLNIKIEASCEVLLPALAERLLEA, encoded by the coding sequence ATGCCTGATGTTCCAGACACCCACGTCGATACCCTGCTGCACTGGATGCACGACCGCTCGTTCGTCGTGCTGACCGGCGCCGGGATCAGCACGTCTTCCGGGATTCCGGATTACCGCGACAGCGAAGGCGTGCGCCGGGGTCGGCAGCCGATGATGTTTCAGGAATTCCTCAATGCGCCCGAGGCCCAGCGCCGCTACTGGGCCCGGGCGATGCTCGGCTGGCCGCGTGTTCGCGCCGCGCAACCCAACGCCGCCCACGAGGCGATTGCCCGCTTGCAGCAGCACGACCTCATCAGCGGGGTCATCACCCAGAACGTCGACACTCTGCACGATCAGGCCGGCAGTCATGATGTGGTGGAATTGCACGGCAGCCTGCATTGGGTGCTGTGCCTGGACTGCCGACAGCGCACCGAACGCGACATCATTCAGCTGACCCTGGTCGAGCAAAACCCGTATCTGGCGGGCGTCGATGCGGTCCAGGCGCCCGATGGCGATACCCTGCTCGACCCGGCCTTCGAAGAACGCTTCCAGGTGCCCCACTGCCCCCACTGCGGTGGTGAACGCATGAAACCTGATGTGGTGTTTTTCGGTGAAAACGTCGCGCCTCCCACGGCGGCCAAGGCCATGCAGCGCGTGGAAGAAGCCGAAGGCCTTCTGGTCGTGGGCTCATCCCTGATGGCGTTCTCGGCGTTTCGTCTGTGCCGCGCCATCAGCGATCAGGGCAAACCGCTGATCGCCGTCAACCTGGGCAAAACACGAGCGGATGACCTGCTGAATATCAAGATCGAAGCGTCATGCGAGGTGCTGTTGCCAGCGCTGGCGGAACGGTTGCTGGAGGCGTAG